In Colletotrichum higginsianum IMI 349063 chromosome 3, whole genome shotgun sequence, a genomic segment contains:
- a CDS encoding LPXTG-domain-containing protein → MPTPTLSGTTIINLGPLTSWTAPASCATTAPPVALALAAVESVVYLSQTCDVNGPVVNDCFPSASAVNSLYHARKGGPERFNYLVHHSPAYECPSGWATVAYGVRDEASSHSLSGIFADPTVTRTNRLIYPTSVSTEVTTITQGMPIFEPPQNLFMSALEPSETVILCCPRSVAVVSVVFVFVFVFVFVFVFVFVFVFVFVFVFVFVFVFVFVFVFVFIGLVGGNCYSPVPREAYPATTGCQIKYVNEETILMSPVERTFTYHGRVVTGSAWSVGDESVEYVGTTMVVDESARTLYEAILYTPAITMVNRGSAAATAETSPVVTASATPASTATGPAPWPSTGSGSRTAPSAKGATLAVWGVALLAGVALMAPV, encoded by the exons ATGCCTACGCCAACCTTGTCCGGCACGaccatcatcaacctcgGCCCGTTGACATCATGGACCGCGCCGGCATCGTGCGCCACCACGGCCCCGCCGGTCGCCCTCGCGTTGGCCGCGGTGGAGAGCGTGGTGTACCTGTCCCAGACGTGCGACGTCAACGGCCCCGTGGTCAACGACTGCTTCCCGtcggccagcgccgtcaACTCGCTGTACCACGCCAGGAAGGGCGGGCCGGAGCGCTTCAACTATCTGGTCCACCACTCCCCAGCCTACGAGTGCCCCTCGGGCTGGGCCACCGTCGCCTACGGCGTGCGCGATGAGGCCTCGTCGCACTCCCTCAGCGGCATCTTCGCGGACCCGACGGTCACCCGCACCAACAGGTTGATCTACCCGACCAGTGTGTCGACCGAGGTCACGACCATCACCCAGGGGATGCCCATCTTCGAGCCGCCGCAGAACCTCTTCATGTCGGCCCTGGAGCCCTCGGAGACCGTCATCCTGTGTTGCCCAAGGTcagtcgccgtcgtctccgtcgtctttgtcttcgtcttcgtcttcgtcttcgtcttcgtcttcgtcttcgtcttcgtcttcgtcttcgtcttcgtcttcgtcttcgtcttcgtcttcgtcttcgtcttcgtcttcgtcttc ATCGGCTTGGTCGGCGGCAACTGCTACTCGCCCGTCCCCAGAGAGGCCTACCCGGCCACCACCGGCTGCCAGATCAAGTATGTAAACGAGGAGACCATCCTGATGTCCCCGGTCGAGAGGACGTTCACGTACCACGGGCGGGTGGTCACGGGCAGCGCCTGGTCGGTGGGGGACGAGTCGGTGGAGTACGTCGGGACGACGATGGTTGTAGACGAGAGCGCCCGCACGCTCTACGAAGCCATCTTGTACACGCCAGCGATCACGATGGTGAACAGGGGatctgccgccgccaccgccgagacGTCGCCGGTCGTGACTGCGTCGGccacgccggcctcgacggcaacGGGGCCGGCACCATGGCCTAGCACCGGGTCAGGAAGCAGGACGGCACCGTCGGCGAAGGGCGCGACGCTGGCTGTTTGGGGGGTTGCCCTGCTGGCTGGCGTGGCGCTCATGGCCCCTGTTTGA